A genomic region of Phycisphaerae bacterium contains the following coding sequences:
- a CDS encoding class II aldolase/adducin family protein, protein MTSDWNLRKELCDIARRVYDRGLVAGTDGNISARLHGDQFLISPSGSCLGMLDPGDFVLIDPAGRVITGRGRPSSERWMHIAAYAERPDVMAAIHAHPPATIAFTVAGLSMSQCALPEVILAFGQVPTTAYATPATEEGAVVVRDLIKRFDALVLDRHGSITVGKSIRDAFFKLEKLEHGCHVMLMANQLGQTKSLPPEEVAKLGALREQMGLGRADDVAGSCVPPGTPIPRLPRTGETY, encoded by the coding sequence ATGACCAGCGACTGGAACCTGCGAAAAGAACTCTGCGACATCGCCCGTCGGGTCTATGACCGCGGCCTCGTCGCCGGGACGGATGGGAACATCTCCGCCCGCCTGCACGGCGACCAGTTTCTCATCTCCCCCAGCGGTTCCTGCCTGGGAATGCTCGACCCCGGCGACTTTGTGCTCATCGATCCCGCCGGCCGCGTCATCACCGGTCGCGGCCGGCCCTCCAGCGAGCGCTGGATGCACATCGCCGCCTACGCCGAGCGGCCGGATGTCATGGCCGCCATCCACGCCCATCCGCCTGCCACCATCGCCTTCACCGTCGCCGGTCTGTCCATGTCGCAGTGCGCGCTGCCGGAGGTCATTCTTGCCTTCGGGCAAGTGCCGACGACGGCGTACGCCACGCCCGCGACGGAGGAAGGGGCCGTCGTGGTTCGCGATTTGATCAAACGCTTCGACGCGCTGGTGCTGGATCGCCACGGTTCGATCACGGTCGGAAAGTCGATCCGCGACGCCTTCTTCAAGCTGGAGAAACTGGAACACGGCTGCCACGTGATGCTGATGGCGAACCAACTTGGACAGACGAAGAGCCTTCCGCCCGAGGAAGTCGCCAAGCTCGGCGCCCTCCGGGAACAGATGGGCCTGGGCCGCGCCGACGATGTCGCCGGAAGCTGCGTCCCGCCGGGAACGCCGATCCCCCGGCTTCCACGCACCGGCGAAACGTATTGA
- a CDS encoding methylated-DNA--[protein]-cysteine S-methyltransferase yields MPTPRPMPALPKIAEMCRAMLARDESYDGVFFIAVKTTGIFCRPGCPARKPLPKNVEYFGSAREALLAGYRPCKRCRPLDANGLPPPWVRRLLAKVDANPTGRINDRDLRAIQIDPARARRFFNKNYGMTFQAYQRSRRMGLALAEVRRGADATTIGLNHGYESTSGFRDAFAKIFGAPPGKARAADCIVTSWLTSPIGPLLVGATSEGLCLLEFTDRRAIEKQIAVLRRRVDRPIIPGKNAHLARVEDELARYFDGRLTQFKTPLVISGSPFQEKVWRRLLEIPYGRTCSYDDMARDIGRPLARRAVGRANGDNRIAIVIPCHRVIRADGTLSGYGGGVWRKQFLLDLERRTGELSQR; encoded by the coding sequence ATGCCGACACCCCGACCGATGCCCGCTTTGCCGAAGATCGCCGAGATGTGCCGGGCGATGCTTGCCCGCGACGAATCTTACGACGGCGTCTTTTTCATCGCCGTCAAGACGACGGGGATTTTCTGCCGGCCGGGCTGCCCGGCGCGGAAGCCGTTGCCCAAGAACGTTGAGTACTTCGGCTCCGCGCGCGAAGCCTTGTTAGCCGGCTATCGGCCTTGCAAACGATGTCGGCCTTTGGATGCGAACGGCTTGCCGCCGCCCTGGGTACGACGGCTGCTCGCCAAAGTGGACGCCAACCCGACCGGACGAATCAACGATCGCGATCTACGGGCGATTCAAATCGATCCTGCGCGGGCGCGGCGGTTCTTCAACAAGAACTATGGGATGACCTTTCAAGCCTATCAAAGGAGTCGAAGAATGGGACTCGCACTCGCCGAAGTCCGCCGCGGGGCGGACGCCACGACCATCGGCCTCAATCATGGTTACGAATCCACCAGCGGTTTTCGCGACGCCTTCGCCAAGATCTTCGGGGCCCCGCCCGGCAAGGCCCGCGCCGCCGATTGCATTGTCACGTCGTGGCTCACCAGCCCGATCGGCCCGCTGCTCGTCGGGGCGACGAGCGAGGGGCTGTGCCTTCTGGAGTTCACCGACCGCCGCGCGATTGAGAAGCAGATCGCAGTGCTTCGCCGCCGGGTGGATCGGCCCATCATCCCCGGCAAGAACGCACACCTCGCGCGCGTCGAAGATGAACTGGCCCGCTACTTCGATGGCAGGCTGACGCAGTTCAAAACGCCGCTGGTGATTTCCGGTTCGCCTTTTCAAGAGAAGGTCTGGCGCCGGCTGCTCGAAATCCCCTATGGCCGGACCTGTTCCTACGACGACATGGCCCGAGACATCGGCCGGCCTCTCGCCCGCCGCGCCGTCGGTCGGGCCAACGGTGACAATCGCATCGCCATTGTCATTCCCTGCCATCGGGTCATCCGCGCGGATGGGACGCTCAGCGGCTACGGTGGGGGGGTGTGGCGGAAGCAGTTCCTGCTCGATCTGGAGCGGCGGACGGGCGAACTTTCGCAGCGATGA